The region CGATAAATTCGCGATGCAGGGGATAGCGAAACTGTCGCTCCATTACCAGATTGCCGTTATCCAGCATGGCAAGCATCGCCACGGCGCCGGGATGGGTGATGTACTCGCGCGAGCTCTTGCTGCCGTCCGGCAACAGCACAGTATCCTTGAGTACTTCAATGAAACCGCCGTTGTACATCACTTGGCTATCGAGTTGTTTCTCGGTCAGATCCATATTCATTCTCCTCAAACGAACACTCCCGCCGTGGCGGGAGTGTTTATTCAAAACATGTTATCAATCAGTGCAGCAACGATTGCTGCACCGAGACGGCACACACAGACATCAGTGTATTGGGTAGCATGCCAAGTGCCAGCACCGCCAATCCGTTGATGGAAATGAGCAGGCTGCTGTCCGGCTGGATGTAGAGTTTCTCGTGGCTCTCCGGCGCGTCGAAATACATCAGCTTGACGATACGCAGGTAGTAGAAGGCACCGATCAGCGAGAACAGCACAGCCATCACGACCAGCGGGAGATGTCCGGTCTGAACTGCCGCGTTCAGCACTGAGAACTTGGCGTAGAACCCGACCGTCGGCGGTACACCGGCCATGGAGAACATCAGCAGCAGCATCATGAACGCAAGCCACGGGCTGCGCTGGTTGAGTCCCTTGAAGTCGTTGAGATTGTCCGCCTCGAAACCTTCGCGCGACAACAGCATGATCATGCCGAAACCGCCCAGGCTCATCAGCACATAGACCACAGCATAGAACATGGAGGAACCGTAACCTTCAAGCGTTCCGCTCAACACGCCGATGAGCAGGAAACCCATGTGGGCGATGGTCGAATACGCGAACATGCGCTTGAGGTTGGTCTGCGCGATGGCGGTGATATTCCCCACGGCCATCGACAGCACGGCCAGGATCATCAACATCCCGGACCAGTCGATCATCAGCGGTTGCAGCGCTTCTACCAGAAGGCGCATGATGAAAGCGAAGGCCGCCAGTTTGGGTGCGGAGCCGATGAACATCGTCATCGCGGTAGGCGCGCCCTGATATACATCGGGCACCCACATATGGAAGGGAACAGCGCCAATCTTGAACGCCAATCCTGCCACGATGAAGGCCAGGCCGAACACAAGCAGCGCCTTGTTCGCCGTGCCCTGGTGTATGACTTCGGCAATGCGGTTCACATCCAGCGAGCCGGTCGCGCCATAAAGCATGGACATGCCATAGAGCAGGAAACCGGAGGCCATCGCGCCGAGGATGAAGTATTTCATCGCCGATTCGGTGGCGACTGCCGAGTCGCGTTGCAAAGCAACCAGGGTATACAGGCTCAATGCAAGCACTTCCAAACCGAGATACAGTGAGAGAAAGTTGCTGGCGGATATCATCACCATCATGCCCAGTGTGGCAAACAGGACCAGCGCCAGGAACTCGCCGGTGAACAATCCGCGCGCCATCAGATAGCTGCGCGAATACACCAGCATCATGGAGACCGACAGGTAGGTCAGCAGCTTGAGTACGTCCGACATGAGATCATCCACGAACATATGGTGGAACATATGGACGATGCCGTCCTCATGCGTCGATACTGTGATCAGCGAGCAACCCAGCAAGGTGAGTTGCACCAGCAGGTAAGTGATTGTCTTGGTTTGATTCACGATGAACAGATCCGCGATGAGGATTGTGCACACCATCACAAGCAGGAATATCTCTGCGTAGGCCGGGGACAGGGAGGAGAGAAGATTCATGTTTTCCTCAATTCAAAACTTTGGGAGTAGCCAGATGCACCAGCAGATCGTTCACCGTTGTATGCATGATGTCGGCGAACGGCAAGGGATACAAACCCA is a window of Sideroxydans sp. CL21 DNA encoding:
- the nuoN gene encoding NADH-quinone oxidoreductase subunit NuoN; translated protein: MNLLSSLSPAYAEIFLLVMVCTILIADLFIVNQTKTITYLLVQLTLLGCSLITVSTHEDGIVHMFHHMFVDDLMSDVLKLLTYLSVSMMLVYSRSYLMARGLFTGEFLALVLFATLGMMVMISASNFLSLYLGLEVLALSLYTLVALQRDSAVATESAMKYFILGAMASGFLLYGMSMLYGATGSLDVNRIAEVIHQGTANKALLVFGLAFIVAGLAFKIGAVPFHMWVPDVYQGAPTAMTMFIGSAPKLAAFAFIMRLLVEALQPLMIDWSGMLMILAVLSMAVGNITAIAQTNLKRMFAYSTIAHMGFLLIGVLSGTLEGYGSSMFYAVVYVLMSLGGFGMIMLLSREGFEADNLNDFKGLNQRSPWLAFMMLLLMFSMAGVPPTVGFYAKFSVLNAAVQTGHLPLVVMAVLFSLIGAFYYLRIVKLMYFDAPESHEKLYIQPDSSLLISINGLAVLALGMLPNTLMSVCAVSVQQSLLH